Proteins encoded by one window of Candidatus Neomarinimicrobiota bacterium:
- a CDS encoding thioredoxin family protein, with amino-acid sequence MRSLKNYKIVIVLLISILVYNCKILKIESPPTLPCKGYDKVIKSGRPHIIEFGNKWFGPSMANRNFLKDFWYKYRDEVDVYFVNVLDCDEIVLKYDIFFIPTILIFNKEGEEIFRWVGQWNKDDFYRVIKAMKIVKWRDGNKR; translated from the coding sequence ATGAGATCATTAAAAAATTATAAGATCGTTATTGTTCTATTAATTAGTATTCTTGTTTATAATTGTAAGATTCTAAAGATAGAATCACCACCTACACTGCCATGTAAAGGCTATGATAAAGTCATAAAATCTGGCAGACCCCATATAATTGAGTTTGGTAATAAATGGTTCGGACCGAGTATGGCAAATAGAAATTTTTTAAAAGATTTCTGGTACAAATATAGAGATGAAGTTGATGTCTATTTTGTAAATGTATTAGATTGCGATGAGATTGTCTTAAAATATGATATATTCTTTATCCCTACTATTTTAATTTTTAACAAAGAGGGTGAAGAAATATTTAGGTGGGTGGGGCAGTGGAATAAAGATGATTTTTATCGAGTTATAAAAGCTATGAAGATAGTAAAATGGAGAGATGGAAATAAAAGATAA
- a CDS encoding T9SS type A sorting domain-containing protein — MKKEIVMFLVFCSLFLFVSSLVYGQGDNSQDPNVNLALLDEATVSGSVPEGMARGKPEDILWDPVKQDFAYPSEYHEYGIPFEDKLVATKDDPFYWMVEWQTPKNINYITVGGAYENQPQPNTPWAIQYWDSENEKWIDVPKAHNGWEADTLNGVGGWINNGVFQWRGLEPIVTTKLRVIAYCDTTDEFVDNDTLKSIHFRGTNGNVKSVLIQYLDFSNAEPDNEKDEMVNLGLLPEAVVSAAFKAREYEYIRGQPATILFDPVKGDFYEITEWGEFGYPFEFDAGYPTEEDPFYWMVEWPVPKYVNYFTWGGVYGNQPQPYTLWAVQYWDGEEWVTVMNGVGGSKAEGRPGVDTDAESVWQSETPIVTTKFRLAVWSDGINPLVSFHIRGRGGHTWNWDERDSTFKAVLLQYRDLTKIADEKTDDRPKDFSLRQNYPNPFNPITEIAFTVSKNEHVKLSVYNLKGEEICVLLNEVKKPGDYKVIFDGSSLSSGVYLYRLETESGFSLTRKMVLIK, encoded by the coding sequence ATGAAAAAAGAAATTGTTATGTTTTTGGTTTTTTGTAGTCTTTTTCTTTTTGTATCATCTTTAGTATATGGTCAAGGTGATAATTCTCAGGATCCAAACGTTAATCTTGCTTTGCTTGATGAGGCTACTGTCAGTGGTTCCGTTCCAGAAGGTATGGCAAGGGGGAAGCCAGAAGATATTCTCTGGGATCCAGTTAAACAAGATTTTGCTTATCCATCAGAATATCATGAATATGGAATTCCCTTTGAGGATAAGTTGGTTGCAACAAAAGATGATCCATTCTATTGGATGGTTGAATGGCAAACACCCAAAAATATTAATTACATTACGGTTGGTGGAGCTTACGAGAATCAGCCGCAGCCAAATACTCCGTGGGCTATACAATATTGGGATAGTGAAAATGAGAAGTGGATTGATGTCCCTAAAGCCCATAATGGATGGGAAGCTGATACGTTAAATGGAGTGGGCGGTTGGATTAACAATGGGGTATTTCAATGGCGAGGTTTAGAGCCAATTGTCACTACAAAGTTAAGGGTTATAGCATATTGTGATACAACGGATGAATTTGTGGATAATGATACTTTAAAGAGTATTCATTTTAGAGGTACAAATGGTAATGTTAAATCTGTGCTTATACAATACCTGGATTTTTCGAATGCAGAGCCAGATAATGAAAAAGATGAAATGGTTAATTTAGGGTTATTGCCAGAAGCCGTTGTCAGTGCTGCATTTAAAGCCAGGGAATATGAATATATCCGTGGTCAGCCTGCAACTATCTTATTTGATCCTGTAAAAGGTGATTTTTATGAAATTACTGAGTGGGGTGAATTTGGATATCCTTTTGAATTTGATGCTGGATATCCTACAGAGGAGGATCCTTTTTACTGGATGGTTGAATGGCCAGTACCAAAATATGTGAATTACTTTACATGGGGCGGAGTTTACGGAAACCAACCTCAACCGTATACACTATGGGCTGTTCAATATTGGGATGGAGAAGAATGGGTTACTGTTATGAATGGTGTAGGTGGATCTAAGGCTGAAGGCAGACCGGGTGTTGATACGGATGCAGAATCTGTATGGCAGTCTGAAACACCTATTGTGACAACAAAATTTAGACTTGCTGTGTGGTCTGATGGGATAAATCCACTTGTGAGTTTTCATATAAGAGGTAGAGGTGGACACACTTGGAACTGGGATGAAAGAGATTCAACCTTTAAGGCGGTTCTTCTCCAATATCGCGATTTAACAAAGATAGCTGACGAGAAAACCGATGATAGACCGAAAGATTTTTCATTACGTCAAAATTATCCAAATCCCTTCAATCCGATCACAGAAATAGCTTTTACTGTATCGAAAAACGAACATGTAAAATTGAGCGTTTACAATCTCAAGGGAGAGGAAATATGCGTTCTACTGAATGAGGTAAAAAAGCCGGGAGATTATAAAGTCATTTTTGATGGCAGTTCTCTGAGCAGTGGCGTTTATCTTTATCGCTTAGAAACAGAGAGTGGTTTTTCACTTACAAGAAAGATGGTTTTGATTAAGTAG
- a CDS encoding TonB-dependent receptor, whose amino-acid sequence MRVWELAKVLIVTVCLVVGFGYPQTSGKISGKVVDEKTGEPLVGVNIVILGTQMGTASDNNGGFFIFNIPPGSYDIEFQMIGYKKVKLEDVIVNVNRTTYLNISMSQSVIEGEEVVVYAKKIEIKKDQTSSVRNITSEEINKLPIDNMYQIVSLEPGVVGSHFRGGRGDEVSYMVDGIAVTESFFHESQTVELNPDIIEEVEVITGTFNAEYGNAMSGVVNIVTKEGSEKFNMSGEVSVGDFLTTHKDIFIGLDNNKVRIKDYKINVSGPLFGKFLRYLINFRYYYNMGHLYGINIFNPDDYSDFSNYPISWISEKNGDSSYVPLEDDKETSLFAKFTLKPISSLKLNVIYNCNTSDFQNYNHQFKYNPYGLPTSHERTNFIALYVNHMLSTNMFYELKLSYNKYKYGNYVFEDPLDSGYVHDFYGRITGQWFSTGGQIKGHTIRTEKKTNVKFDFNWQVNKNHGIKAGFDLNNVFLNNRYANIRNKYEGSSLESIFIIDSLSGKRMYPYYKPEIRSDSSIYTDYYKKNPIQFSAYIQDKMEFESMVVNAGVRFDYFDPNTMYPTNWRNPANQDYFEDESRMSKYPKVKPQYLFSPRLGLSYKLGEYALLRFGYGHFLQIPAYNYFYQNNDFIVTELALVGNPLLKCQKTVQYEIGLWQQLTGNMNLEIVLFYKDFYDLLSSKLIYTYSQIRYGLFCNKDYGNARGLELKYQFRSGMYFVNVNYSLQYSRGVADSPYLAFNRAGQDMDPVNKLIPMSWDQRHTLKVAMGYEGRKSGVTILMNYNTGTPYTWTPISESPLVLINLLPNNQCKPSQFWVDINAYYNLGTIKGTSIRLTLIAYNVLDRLNEVSVNSTTGRAYTGIVRPVDLYTYRSDFSIYYDVLHNPGMYGAPRSIRVGLEFNFNK is encoded by the coding sequence ATGAGGGTTTGGGAACTCGCTAAGGTGTTAATAGTAACTGTGTGTCTAGTTGTAGGGTTTGGGTACCCGCAAACTAGTGGAAAAATATCAGGTAAGGTGGTAGATGAAAAAACTGGGGAGCCGCTTGTAGGTGTAAACATAGTCATTTTAGGTACTCAAATGGGGACTGCATCTGATAATAATGGAGGATTCTTTATATTTAATATTCCCCCAGGAAGTTATGATATAGAGTTTCAAATGATTGGATATAAAAAAGTTAAGTTGGAAGATGTGATAGTAAATGTTAACAGAACTACATACTTGAATATTAGTATGTCACAATCTGTAATTGAGGGTGAAGAAGTTGTTGTCTATGCGAAAAAGATTGAGATAAAGAAAGACCAAACGAGTTCTGTTAGGAATATAACTTCGGAAGAAATTAATAAATTACCCATAGATAACATGTATCAAATAGTAAGTCTTGAACCGGGTGTGGTTGGTTCGCATTTTAGAGGTGGTAGAGGTGATGAGGTATCATATATGGTCGATGGTATAGCTGTAACTGAATCTTTTTTTCATGAAAGTCAAACGGTTGAGCTAAATCCTGATATAATTGAAGAAGTGGAGGTAATAACTGGGACTTTTAATGCTGAATATGGAAATGCTATGAGTGGGGTAGTAAATATTGTAACGAAAGAAGGAAGTGAGAAATTTAATATGTCGGGAGAAGTAAGTGTTGGAGATTTCTTGACCACACATAAAGATATTTTTATTGGATTAGATAATAATAAAGTGAGGATAAAAGATTATAAAATAAATGTTTCTGGTCCACTATTCGGTAAGTTTTTAAGATATTTAATAAATTTTAGGTATTACTACAATATGGGGCATTTATACGGAATAAATATTTTTAATCCTGATGATTATAGTGATTTTAGTAATTATCCAATTTCCTGGATAAGCGAGAAGAATGGGGATAGCTCTTATGTCCCCCTTGAAGATGATAAAGAAACTTCTTTGTTTGCTAAATTTACGCTAAAACCTATTTCTTCTCTGAAATTAAACGTAATTTATAATTGTAACACTAGTGATTTTCAAAACTATAATCATCAATTTAAATACAATCCTTATGGATTGCCAACCAGTCACGAAAGGACTAATTTTATAGCGCTATACGTAAATCATATGTTGTCAACGAATATGTTTTACGAATTAAAATTGTCTTATAATAAGTATAAATATGGCAATTATGTTTTTGAAGATCCTCTGGACAGTGGCTATGTTCATGATTTTTATGGTCGGATAACAGGTCAATGGTTTTCAACAGGAGGACAAATTAAAGGTCATACAATTAGGACGGAGAAAAAAACAAATGTAAAATTTGATTTTAATTGGCAAGTTAATAAAAATCATGGTATTAAAGCGGGTTTTGATCTAAATAATGTTTTTTTGAATAATAGGTATGCTAATATAAGAAATAAATACGAGGGCTCTTCATTAGAAAGTATTTTTATAATTGATAGTCTTTCCGGTAAGCGTATGTATCCTTATTATAAGCCCGAAATTAGGTCTGATTCTTCGATTTATACTGATTATTACAAGAAAAATCCGATTCAATTTTCTGCGTATATACAGGATAAAATGGAATTTGAATCGATGGTAGTAAATGCAGGTGTCCGCTTTGATTATTTTGATCCAAATACTATGTATCCAACGAACTGGAGGAACCCGGCAAATCAAGACTATTTCGAGGATGAATCAAGAATGAGTAAGTATCCGAAGGTAAAACCTCAATATTTATTTAGTCCTAGGTTGGGTCTTTCTTATAAATTGGGTGAGTATGCACTTTTACGTTTTGGCTATGGTCATTTCTTACAGATACCAGCTTATAATTATTTCTATCAGAATAATGATTTTATAGTTACAGAATTAGCGTTAGTGGGGAATCCGTTACTGAAATGTCAAAAAACTGTTCAATATGAGATTGGATTGTGGCAGCAATTGACTGGTAATATGAATTTGGAGATTGTGCTATTTTATAAAGATTTTTATGACTTGCTAAGCTCAAAATTGATTTACACATATAGCCAAATACGATATGGTTTGTTTTGTAATAAGGATTATGGAAATGCTAGGGGGTTGGAATTGAAGTATCAATTTCGCTCTGGAATGTATTTTGTAAATGTTAATTATTCACTGCAGTATTCTAGAGGAGTGGCAGATAGTCCGTATCTAGCATTTAATCGTGCGGGACAAGATATGGATCCGGTGAATAAGCTCATTCCAATGTCATGGGATCAAAGACATACTTTAAAGGTTGCTATGGGATATGAGGGGAGAAAAAGTGGGGTGACAATATTGATGAATTACAACACTGGAACGCCCTACACTTGGACTCCTATTTCCGAAAGCCCATTAGTTTTAATTAATCTATTGCCAAATAATCAATGTAAACCCTCTCAGTTTTGGGTTGATATTAATGCATATTACAACTTAGGTACCATAAAGGGAACAAGCATAAGGTTAACTTTAATTGCATATAATGTTCTGGATAGACTGAATGAAGTATCTGTGAATAGTACAACTGGAAGGGCTTACACGGGAATTGTTCGTCCAGTAGATCTTTATACATATAGAAGTGATTTCAGTATTTATTACGATGTTTTACATAATCCGGGAATGTATGGTGCTCCACGTTCAATTAGAGTTGGATTGGAATTTAATTTTAATAAGTAG
- a CDS encoding PorV/PorQ family protein, with protein sequence MMNKNFISRVLVIIYLAISLVYARFSPNRVGTTVANFLELGYDPKGIAMGDAYVSIANSLSSIYWNPGGLSFMNKKEAFFSYQPWIVNTNTFFCAAGIPVKNVGTFAISLFGIDYGEMEVTTVELQDGTGETFSPRDLAFTFSYGHLISSWFGFGATIKYINSSIYHCSASAVSADFGVIIQTKFFSPTSDGKYGMKIGMCLSNYGSRMRYRGLDLLRSLDIAPDEAGNYKDVQVEFKTDSWELPLIFRIGFSLNPIASTNQLLTLALDAIHPNNNSESVNVGVKYLIRLPGIADFIFRAGYRGLFMEDSVFGPTFGFGILIHVNRGVSLRFDYAFRSIGVLGNSNAIGFSFLIN encoded by the coding sequence ATGATGAATAAAAATTTTATATCGCGAGTTTTAGTGATTATCTACCTAGCAATAAGTCTTGTATATGCCCGTTTTTCTCCGAATCGAGTAGGTACAACTGTAGCAAATTTTCTGGAGCTGGGATATGATCCAAAAGGAATTGCTATGGGTGATGCATATGTAAGTATAGCAAACTCATTGTCGAGTATTTATTGGAATCCAGGTGGTTTATCATTTATGAATAAAAAAGAAGCGTTCTTTTCTTATCAGCCATGGATAGTGAACACTAATACATTTTTTTGTGCTGCAGGTATACCTGTTAAAAATGTAGGAACTTTTGCAATTTCATTATTTGGTATTGATTATGGTGAAATGGAAGTAACAACTGTGGAGTTGCAGGATGGAACAGGTGAAACTTTCTCTCCGCGCGATTTGGCATTTACGTTTTCTTATGGGCACCTTATTTCTAGCTGGTTTGGCTTTGGGGCAACAATAAAATATATCAACTCATCTATATATCACTGTAGTGCAAGTGCTGTATCTGCAGATTTTGGAGTTATAATCCAGACGAAATTTTTTTCGCCGACGAGTGATGGGAAGTATGGTATGAAAATTGGGATGTGTTTATCTAATTATGGTAGTCGGATGAGATACCGTGGTTTAGATTTGTTAAGATCCTTAGATATAGCACCTGATGAGGCTGGAAACTATAAAGATGTGCAAGTAGAATTCAAAACTGATTCGTGGGAACTACCATTGATATTCCGAATAGGTTTTTCTTTAAATCCAATAGCTTCGACAAATCAGCTTTTAACTTTAGCATTGGATGCCATACATCCAAATAATAATAGTGAATCAGTAAATGTTGGAGTTAAGTATTTAATCCGTTTACCAGGTATTGCAGATTTCATCTTTCGAGCTGGTTATCGAGGGTTGTTTATGGAAGATTCTGTATTTGGCCCCACATTTGGATTCGGTATCTTGATACATGTAAATAGGGGTGTGTCACTTCGATTTGATTATGCATTTCGTAGTATAGGAGTATTAGGAAATAGCAATGCTATAGGGTTTAGTTTCTTAATAAATTAG
- a CDS encoding nucleoside hydrolase, with protein sequence MNRFFFVSVILLLFIFNACTYRDEGSSLKVNEKIRVILDTDANNEMDDQNAIACLLFNDNVFDIEGITVNRTYNGGDVNKHFEEAERIVKLCGFEDRVRVYRGANGTFKDIIAHINEEGFDGHEAVDFIIQRAKESDKRRLVLLGIGKLTNIALAIYKDPSIVKDVRVVWLGSNYPMPGEYNLENDTSALGAILKSDVQFEMVVVRYGENTGADAAKVDLETFRSKMKGIGPRIEEPIVGRHGGEFNCIGDYLVNLFENFPGRPKSRPLFDVTAVAILKNPSWADRLVVKGLQYVNGRWEKIKNVDRSVVIWENLDCKSIISDYYNTFLKVHN encoded by the coding sequence ATGAACAGATTTTTTTTCGTTAGTGTAATACTATTACTATTCATTTTTAATGCCTGTACTTATAGAGATGAAGGTTCGTCATTAAAAGTAAATGAAAAGATACGGGTTATACTTGATACGGATGCAAACAACGAGATGGATGATCAAAATGCGATTGCGTGTTTACTGTTTAATGATAATGTTTTTGATATCGAGGGGATAACAGTTAATAGGACTTATAATGGTGGAGATGTAAACAAACATTTTGAGGAAGCGGAAAGGATAGTGAAGTTATGTGGTTTTGAGGATAGGGTTAGGGTTTACAGGGGAGCTAATGGTACATTTAAGGATATAATTGCCCACATTAATGAAGAGGGTTTTGATGGTCATGAAGCTGTAGATTTCATTATTCAGAGAGCTAAGGAGTCAGATAAGAGGAGGTTGGTATTATTGGGTATAGGGAAGCTGACCAATATTGCATTGGCTATATATAAGGATCCGAGTATAGTTAAGGATGTTCGGGTTGTATGGTTGGGGTCAAATTATCCGATGCCGGGGGAGTATAATTTAGAGAATGACACATCGGCATTAGGTGCAATTTTAAAATCTGATGTTCAGTTTGAGATGGTAGTTGTACGTTATGGAGAGAATACTGGAGCTGATGCGGCAAAGGTAGATTTGGAGACCTTTCGAAGTAAGATGAAGGGTATAGGACCGCGAATAGAGGAGCCGATAGTAGGTAGACACGGAGGTGAGTTTAATTGCATAGGGGATTATTTGGTTAACTTGTTTGAGAATTTTCCAGGTAGGCCTAAGAGTAGGCCACTATTTGATGTAACAGCGGTTGCAATATTAAAAAATCCATCATGGGCAGATCGTCTTGTTGTGAAGGGGTTACAATATGTAAATGGAAGATGGGAAAAGATTAAAAACGTAGATAGAAGTGTTGTAATATGGGAAAATTTGGATTGTAAGAGTATTATTAGCGACTATTATAATACATTTTTGAAGGTGCATAATTAG
- a CDS encoding PKD domain-containing protein — MKVKLGIIFLLVILLKNSLVSQIYIVKQKNDLCYIWIETEAGNINQPMLIHYNEKASGGQYIEVKEGNNNIINPPKDGRFTYRFRVNNAGTYKIWGRVKIDMDYEDAFWVRMDDSKWVLWDGIDVNCEWHWDEVHDYRNQKEVVTYYLEPGIHTLTLTYGMDQARIDKWFITNDMGFIPTGKGPGVDAVFQIDTEIPLVNKLIQFDGSYSSSTEGSIVSWTWDFGDNIRTSGKRVKHGFMKKGIYQVSLIVKDEKGLQSKVIKKIHVYDNEPVVQISILSDRPKPGETVTFDASGSFDPDGEIVRYYWDFGNGVVQEGSVVKYVYGKPGEYYVNLTVIDDKGLVVSRKKLMTVITGIPKKVILETDMCLDVDDVGALAMLHGLANNGEAEILAICYNEVHPSGPAAIDAINTWYGRGDIPIGVYKKKLPEPDHSAYLDSVAKFPHDLEWENAPSALEVYAKVLSAQPDHSVTIASVGFLNNLYELLKAKPDLVRKKVKELVIMGSRYGGGFNLERHGTKYMSEYVIRNWPSPIVFSELGTGMLTGEGLRNAPKENPVREAYYQFFYKHFCSRHSWDQIAVLYAVRGISDYFSELIDVERWGMPPGQRTYFRAKLSPESCAKIIEDLMLKPPASGK, encoded by the coding sequence ATGAAAGTCAAATTAGGTATTATTTTTCTGCTTGTAATCTTATTGAAAAACTCTCTGGTTTCGCAAATTTATATTGTAAAGCAAAAGAATGATCTATGCTATATATGGATTGAGACCGAAGCAGGTAATATAAATCAACCAATGTTGATTCATTATAATGAAAAGGCTTCTGGGGGACAGTATATTGAGGTTAAGGAAGGTAATAATAATATTATAAATCCTCCTAAAGATGGCCGTTTTACATATCGATTTAGAGTTAATAATGCTGGAACCTATAAAATATGGGGTCGAGTCAAAATTGATATGGATTATGAAGATGCTTTTTGGGTTAGAATGGATGATTCAAAATGGGTCCTATGGGATGGTATAGATGTTAACTGTGAATGGCATTGGGATGAAGTACACGACTATAGAAATCAAAAAGAAGTTGTAACCTATTATCTTGAACCAGGCATACATACACTTACATTGACTTACGGTATGGATCAGGCCCGTATAGATAAATGGTTCATTACTAATGATATGGGCTTTATTCCTACAGGGAAAGGTCCTGGTGTCGACGCGGTTTTTCAGATTGATACCGAAATTCCTCTAGTTAATAAACTCATTCAATTCGATGGATCTTACTCGTCAAGTACCGAAGGATCTATTGTTTCTTGGACTTGGGATTTTGGAGATAATATTCGTACTTCTGGGAAAAGGGTAAAACATGGGTTTATGAAAAAAGGTATTTATCAAGTTAGTCTTATTGTTAAAGATGAAAAGGGGTTACAGAGTAAGGTAATAAAAAAAATACATGTTTATGACAATGAGCCTGTAGTTCAAATTAGTATTTTATCTGATCGTCCTAAACCCGGAGAAACAGTAACGTTTGATGCTTCAGGGTCATTTGATCCAGATGGGGAAATAGTACGTTATTATTGGGATTTTGGGAATGGAGTTGTTCAAGAAGGTAGTGTTGTTAAGTATGTATATGGTAAACCTGGCGAATATTATGTTAACCTTACAGTGATTGATGATAAAGGATTGGTTGTCAGTCGAAAAAAACTGATGACAGTTATAACCGGAATTCCAAAGAAGGTTATTCTTGAAACGGATATGTGTTTAGATGTAGATGATGTAGGCGCATTAGCCATGCTACACGGTTTAGCCAATAATGGTGAAGCTGAGATATTAGCAATTTGTTACAACGAAGTCCATCCATCAGGGCCGGCAGCCATTGACGCTATCAACACATGGTACGGAAGAGGTGATATTCCCATTGGAGTATATAAAAAGAAACTTCCTGAACCTGATCATTCTGCTTATTTGGATTCTGTGGCCAAATTCCCGCATGATCTTGAGTGGGAAAATGCTCCCAGTGCACTGGAAGTTTATGCTAAAGTTCTTTCTGCTCAACCGGATCATTCAGTAACTATAGCCAGTGTTGGGTTTCTAAATAATCTTTATGAATTATTAAAAGCTAAACCTGATCTGGTAAGGAAAAAAGTTAAAGAATTGGTAATTATGGGTAGCAGATATGGAGGAGGATTCAATTTAGAAAGACATGGGACAAAATATATGTCTGAGTATGTAATTAGAAATTGGCCTTCGCCAATTGTTTTTAGTGAACTAGGTACAGGTATGTTGACCGGAGAAGGATTAAGGAATGCACCCAAAGAAAATCCGGTACGAGAGGCTTATTACCAATTTTTTTATAAGCATTTTTGCAGTCGACACAGCTGGGATCAAATAGCTGTACTTTATGCAGTCCGAGGGATATCCGATTACTTTTCTGAATTAATTGATGTTGAAAGATGGGGTATGCCTCCTGGGCAAAGAACGTATTTTAGAGCGAAGTTAAGTCCTGAAAGTTGTGCAAAAATTATTGAAGATTTGATGCTTAAACCACCTGCTAGTGGGAAATGA
- a CDS encoding PKD domain-containing protein codes for MGKKLSKLFLLMLVFAGTYFGNCFLDAKEKVKVIYETDMCADVDDVGGLAILHALANNQEAEILAVCYNEVHDYGPPAIDAINTWYGRGNIPIGIYKGNLSDPDYSSYLYFVAQYPHDLEKKDAPSALEVYRSILSKQPDSSVTIISVGFLNNINDLLENEYDLISKKVKKLVIMCGIWNDGFNLVRHGLVNVSQNVIENWPTPIVFSQPGGDILTGSCLKNAPTTNPVREAYSRYFNCQFKDRPSWDEIAVLYAVRGLSNMFYEVSSGTGRLENGYEWQMKPNFRTYIEKRLFNSEYEEIIEDLMMQSPIRVDFNAEPEFGWAPLEVFFDASISYLGLDKVIKEFYWDFGDGTTGEGDKVTHLYSSSGEYEVKLTVKDNENECYDTSKVINVYDPIFSPVLYFGDARNYERKQENLWATKIDNGDLRYYLSNGERSGAGSLPGFCFVKDSLYSDFNLTLDFRTGESDIKQAEACIIFGYQDEGNCNYLFLTANGSRLVSVTNNQEIYLNWTKEEGVPDNKYHRLEMSLTDNRIEVTLDDTQLLECSSSRLVRRGRIGFGSRNYSVYFDNIKVICNETSIKESSVGKMPQDFCVLAYPNPFNSQVNIQIKIPEDLGIKLLVYDINGNLISTLVNRLLPAGTYNVIWDGKNDCGRSITSGVYFVKMISNNLLSTKKVVVIK; via the coding sequence ATGGGAAAGAAGCTATCTAAATTATTTTTGTTAATGTTGGTTTTTGCTGGGACCTATTTTGGGAATTGTTTTTTGGATGCTAAAGAGAAGGTAAAAGTTATATATGAAACAGATATGTGTGCAGATGTAGATGATGTAGGTGGTTTAGCTATACTTCATGCTTTAGCAAATAATCAGGAAGCTGAAATACTTGCAGTTTGTTACAATGAAGTTCATGACTATGGACCTCCAGCAATTGATGCGATAAATACCTGGTATGGTCGTGGAAATATACCAATTGGCATTTATAAAGGTAACCTTTCAGATCCTGACTACTCGTCGTATTTGTATTTTGTTGCTCAATATCCACATGATCTTGAAAAGAAAGATGCACCAAGTGCTTTGGAAGTTTATCGATCTATTTTGAGTAAGCAACCAGATAGTTCTGTTACTATAATAAGTGTTGGTTTTCTAAACAATATAAATGATCTTCTTGAAAACGAGTATGATTTGATTTCGAAAAAAGTTAAGAAGTTAGTTATTATGTGTGGGATATGGAATGATGGTTTTAATCTTGTACGACATGGTCTTGTTAATGTGTCTCAAAATGTTATAGAAAATTGGCCTACGCCTATAGTTTTTAGTCAACCAGGTGGAGATATTTTAACAGGTTCATGCCTAAAGAATGCGCCAACTACCAATCCTGTTAGAGAAGCATACTCTCGATATTTCAATTGCCAATTTAAAGATAGACCCAGTTGGGATGAAATTGCTGTATTATATGCTGTTAGAGGGTTGTCGAATATGTTTTATGAAGTGAGTTCGGGAACTGGTCGTCTAGAAAATGGTTATGAATGGCAAATGAAACCAAATTTTAGAACTTATATAGAGAAACGATTATTTAATAGCGAGTATGAAGAGATAATTGAAGATTTAATGATGCAATCTCCGATAAGAGTTGACTTCAATGCTGAACCGGAATTTGGTTGGGCTCCTTTAGAGGTTTTTTTTGATGCGTCGATTTCATATCTAGGTTTGGATAAAGTGATTAAGGAATTTTACTGGGATTTTGGAGATGGGACCACAGGAGAGGGTGATAAAGTGACTCATCTATATAGTAGTAGTGGAGAGTATGAAGTGAAATTGACAGTTAAAGACAATGAAAATGAATGTTATGATACATCTAAAGTAATAAATGTCTATGACCCTATTTTTAGTCCCGTATTGTATTTTGGAGATGCAAGAAATTACGAGAGAAAGCAAGAAAATCTATGGGCAACGAAAATAGATAATGGAGATTTGCGCTATTATTTGAGTAATGGTGAAAGATCTGGAGCTGGTTCTTTGCCTGGTTTTTGTTTTGTAAAGGATAGTTTGTACTCCGATTTTAATCTAACTTTGGATTTTCGTACAGGGGAATCTGATATTAAGCAAGCTGAAGCTTGTATAATTTTTGGATATCAAGATGAAGGCAACTGTAATTATTTGTTTTTGACTGCTAACGGCTCACGTTTGGTAAGTGTGACAAATAACCAGGAAATTTATTTGAATTGGACTAAAGAAGAAGGTGTTCCTGATAATAAGTACCATAGATTAGAGATGAGTCTAACTGATAATCGTATAGAGGTAACTTTAGATGATACTCAACTGTTGGAATGTTCTAGTTCAAGGTTGGTAAGGAGAGGTAGGATTGGGTTTGGTTCGAGAAACTATTCAGTTTACTTTGATAATATTAAAGTTATTTGTAATGAAACATCTATTAAGGAATCTTCCGTGGGGAAAATGCCTCAAGATTTTTGTGTGTTAGCTTATCCAAATCCATTTAATTCTCAAGTAAATATTCAGATTAAGATTCCAGAGGATTTAGGAATTAAGTTATTAGTGTATGATATAAATGGTAATTTAATTTCTACTTTAGTCAACAGGTTATTACCTGCGGGGACGTATAATGTAATATGGGATGGGAAAAATGATTGTGGACGTAGCATAACCAGTGGTGTTTATTTTGTAAAAATGATTTCGAATAATTTACTGAGTACGAAAAAGGTAGTTGTAATTAAGTAA